The Cytophagia bacterium CHB2 genomic interval CATTTTGTTTGAAAAAAGAATGCCACGCCGGGGTTACGCATAAAAAATCGGACGCCGGTATGTCTTGACAAAATTCGTAGTCCTTCAACTGATTATCGAGAGGTTCAGCATGAAAAGGATGTTTTGTGCGCCCGTGCGATCATTTTGCTTTATTTCCGGTTTTCTCGCACTGTCATTAGCAGGATGTCAGAAGAATCAGGAAAGTGCCGAGGAGAAAGACGGCGCCGATGCTACGGCGTCTGCTCATAATGGCAGTTATGAGATTGTGATCAACGACAACAACGGCGAAGATTATAACCCCGTCATCGACCCGGCCAATTTCGTCGCCGCGATCGACAACCCCTATTTCAATCTCACGCCCGGCAGGGTGTGGGTTTATGAAGGCAAGGACGAGGATGGCAAAACCGAAAGAGTCGAGGTTGAAGTCACCAATGAAACCAAGACGATTTTGGGAGTCAACACCACTGTGGTTCATGCGCGCGAGTGGGTCGAGGGCGAGCTCGTGGAAGATACCTTCGATTGGTTCGCGCAGGATAAAGATGGAAACGTCTGGTACTTTGGGGAAGACTCCAAAGAAATCGAAGACGGCGAAGTCGTGAACACAAACGGTTCCTGGGAAGCGGGTGTGAATGGTGCCAAGCCCGGAATCGTCATGAAAGCCAATCCGCAGGTCAACGAGGCGTATCGCCAGGAATTTCTGCCCGGTGAGGCTGTAGACATGGGACAAGTACTCAGTTTAAACGAATCTGTGACCATCGGATTGGGAACCTACGCTGACTGCCTTCAAACCAAAGATTGGACTCCGCTTGAGCCGGAAGTGGTTGAGCATAAGTTTTATTCCAAGGATGTTGGGAATGCTATTTTGGAAAAGAAAGTTGCCGGCGAAGCCGGTCAACTGGAGTTGGTTGAGATGAGAATGCTGGAGACACAAACTCCTGAAAGTGAAGAGCAAAGCCTTGAAAATTAAGGGCGAAGCGGGATAGCACTTTATCTGATCCAAACTGGCACACGTTCTTTATTTTTAAAATGCTGAGGCCGTCTTTTTTGGCAAAAGAAGCGGCCAGACGTTGCCGGGCATTCATGTCCATCAAGAAACCATCTACGGATGGTTTCTTTATTTTAGGCGGACAAGCTTGTTGAGAGTAACTAAAAATTAAATTAATGACCCCTAAAAAAATCTCTTGCTTTGTTACAAATCGTTAATTACTTTGTCACAAATTTGTAAAATCAGTATCACAAAATAAAAATTAGCAAGCCACGTTAAGTACAAAGTTGACGTATTGAATGCCCCCGCATGAGGGGCATAATTTTTTGCTTCTGGTTGCTTCTTTTAAATAGAGTGGCGTCGCTTCTTATTCCTCATGGCGACGCTTCTGTTTTCTTTTCAAAACTCCCTAATTTGACATTCGATTTTCGCTGCAAGGCGATGATCAGGTTCTCGCTTGCGAGAACAACAGCACTACTTCCAGCGGACGACAACAGACTTGTGAACCTGAGCATAACGCAGAGGTATTTTTATTTTTAAAACGTAATCTTCGCGCGATCCCATTTCTCTCACAACTACTATTTCGCATTATCCCGGGCCGGCATTTGGCTCGTGCCCTTTGCCCGTTTTTTACATTGTAGACCGTATCCCGATTTGGCGGCGAGACGACCATGCGTATTCTGATTATCGAAGACGAAAAAGACTTGGCGGATATGGTACGCCGTGCCATGTTGCAGGATTCTCATGCCGTTGATGTCGCTCACAACGGGCGAACCGGCGAAGAAATGGCTCTGAGCGAAACCTACGATTTGATCATTTTGGATATCATGCTGCCGGGAAAAGACGGCTTGGCGGTTTCCCGGGAATTGCGCAAGCAGGGCTTGCAAACGCCGATTCTCTTGCTCACGGCGCGTGACAACGTCACGGATCGGGTCAAGGGGCTGGATGCGGGCGCGGATGATTACCTGGGCAAGCCGTTTGCCCTGGCCGAACTGTGCGCGCGCGTGCGCGCGTTACTGCGGCGGCAATCTCAAGCCAAATCTTGTGTGTTGACTCTGGGCGAGCTGGAGATGGATACGGCAACGCACGAGGTGCGCTGGGGTGAAACCCGCGTTAAGCTGACGTCGCGCGAGCACGCGATTTTGGAATATCTACTGCGCAACAAAGGCCGCCTGCTGACCAAGGGCATGATTGCCGAACACGTCTGGGATTATCATTTCAACAGCGACTTCAATCTTATTGAGGTTTATATCCGGCGGTTGCGCAGCAAATTGGAGCAGCGCGGCCGGCCGCGTTTGATTTACACCGTGCGCCACAGCGGTTATGTCATTCGGGAGCCAGACGCATGACGCTGACCCTTCGCGCGCGCCTCATGCTCTGGTATACGCTCGCCTTTTTTGCCGTGTTGACGCTGGTGTTATGCATTCTTGCCCTGGAATTGCACCAACAACTCAGCGATGAAGCGCACGATAAATTGCTCACCGAAGAAACCTGGGTTTCGACCCTGTTTGAAACCGAATTTCAGCCATTGTTGCAGGCGACAGCAGAAAAAGATGACTCGTTGCTCGCCGAACTGCCCGAGGATTTGGAGGAACGCTACGGCTTGAAACGCCAATTCGCCCTGCTGCGGCTCGAACACGGCGCAGAAAAACGTTATTACAGCGGTGGCTTGAAAAACATCGACCGGCTTTTGCCGTTTGGTTTTCTGGAGCAGGGAACCGGAAATTACGATGTGCAGATCGCCGGGAATCGTTACCGCGTGCGCGTTTTTCACCGCGACTGGGGAAGGGTTGCCGTGGGCGTGGAGAATGACACCATCTTCAAAGTGGCACAGAAAACGGGGCAAGTTCTGTTATGGGTTGTGCCGTTATCCGTGTTGCTGGCCAGCGGCGGGGGCTGGATTTTGGCAAAAATGGCGATGCGCCCGGTGGTTCTTGCCGCCCGTGCGGCGGAATCCATCTCGGTGGCCAATCTTCAAGAACGCTTGCAGGATTATGCCGGCAAGGATGAGTTCGGCGCGCTGGTGGCGACGCTCAATCGCATGATCTCGCGCCTGGAAGAGGGCGTCAAGCGCCTGCAACAATTCACGCAAGATGCCGCCCATGAGTTGCGCACGCCGCTTGCCATTTTGCGCGGCGATTTGGAATTAGCCTATCAGGACGAGAAGCTTTCGGATGACACGCGCATCTTCCTGCAAAAAATGCTCGATCGTGTCATTGCGCTGGGCGGGATTGTCGATAATCTCATGCTGTTGGCGCGGTCGGATGCCGGCAATTACCCCTTCAAGAAAAAACTCTTTCGATTTGACGCTCTCGTTCACGAGATTTTTGAAGACCTGCAAATCCTCGCCGAAGGCCGCGCCTTGTCTTTGCAGCTGCGCACGTGCGAGGCGTTGGAATTTTGGGGCGACGAGCTGCTGATGCGCCGCTTGCTGTTGAATCTGTGCGATAATGCATTGAAGTATACCTGTGAAGGAAAAATCGTGCTGGCTTTGCGAAAATCCCGGGACAACGTTGTGTTCACGATTAGCGATACTGGGGCAGGCATATCCGCTGAAGATTTGCCGCATATTTTTGATCGCTTCTATCGCGCCGACAAATCGCGCACGAACTCGACCGGGGGCAGCGGTTTGGGCTTGGCAATTTGCAAATGGATCGTTACGGCTCACCACGGCAAAATCGATCTCACCAGCTCTCCCGGCGCAGGGACGACCGTGCGCGTCAGCTTACCAGGCAAGTTTGAAGCTGTCATGGCTTGACGGAAGTCTCGTTTGCCTCATCCATCACCCCAAGCAATGATATTCCCCACAATGCTCTGTTACTTTTTTGCCTGAAAATCCACTCCCGGCTTTTCGGGATAAAATTTTTGCTTATGCAGCAAACATTTTAAAACCGTGAATGAACGCGAATAAACGCTAACCTCTTATTTGCTTCAATTCGCGCTCATTCGCGGTTGCCCTTGTTTGTCTGCGGCTCGTCTCTGTCAGGTTAAGACAGGATTAATTCTTTGGTTTTTGAACCTGCCTCCTGGGTTTATTTTGATTTTCCCCCCAGTTTTAAGCTACGATTCAGCTTTAATAGTTACATTCACGTAATTATTTTCCTAAGCGTGCGAAAAAAGCATTCTTCTATCCTGCATTTCTAACAAAAACAAATAGCTAAAGAGTTGTTGCCCTTTGGGCACTCTTGGCGTTTGCAACAATAATGGCAATCCGGAGACCGTTATGGCGAACGCAGCACAGCAATTTTTTTGCGGATCAATAAAGCGCCATCCTGGTTGGCGCCTCGACTGCAATTCTGTCCTTACCTATATATAAAACAGAGCATGAAACACTCTAATCTTGTCAGCATGAATGGACGAGATTTTGGGCTTTCATGACTAATTATGCAACTAGAGTTGTTTGTGCTCTGACCAGGAAAGTCATCCGACCCTGTAGGATATACTAAGCTCAATTTTTACACGTTCAGCATGTCAGCATCGGCGGATTGTTTTTTCGCTGACTGCGGAGGTATTTTATTTTATGAAAAGCTTGCTCGACCGCTTGCGCGACACCCAGGCTCTTGCCAAATTGATTGGCGATGCCCCGGCTTTTCTGAAGGCGATTGCCTCACTTCCGGCGATTGCCAAAAGCGACGCCACCATTTTGATTACCGGCGAAACCGGCACGGGCAAAGAGCTGGCCGCCCGCGCCATTCACTACCTGAGCGCCAGGGCTGCATTCCCCTTCATCCCGGTAAACTGCGGCTCGTTTCCTGAAACGCTGTTGGAAGACGAGCTTTTTGGGCACGAACGCGGCGCTTTTACCGATGCGCACACGCAAAGGCGAGGCGTGATTTCACAAGCCGACAAGGGCACGCTTTTTCTAGATGAAATCGAAGCCCTGAGCGCAAAAGCGCAAGTGTCGCTGCTGCGCGTGCTGCAAGAAAAAAAATATCGCGCCCTGGGAGCCAGCGAGGAACAATCCGCCGATGTGCGGATCGTGACGGCGACCAATGCGCCGCTGGATGAATTGGTGCAAGCCGGAAGCTTTCGCGCGGATTTGTACTATCGCCTGCGCGTGCTGTTCATCAATTTGCCGCCTTTGCGCGATCGCAAAGAAGACATCCTGCCGCTGGCCTGCCATTTTTTGAAAAAGCATGCTTATCCGGATCGACAGTTCCTGCAATTCTCGCCCTCGGCTGAGGAGGCCTTGCGCGCTTATGAATGGCCGGGCAATGTCAGAGAGTTGGAGAATGCCGTCATTCGCGGCATTCATCTTTGTCAAGACAACAAAATTGAGATTGAA includes:
- a CDS encoding response regulator transcription factor, whose protein sequence is MRILIIEDEKDLADMVRRAMLQDSHAVDVAHNGRTGEEMALSETYDLIILDIMLPGKDGLAVSRELRKQGLQTPILLLTARDNVTDRVKGLDAGADDYLGKPFALAELCARVRALLRRQSQAKSCVLTLGELEMDTATHEVRWGETRVKLTSREHAILEYLLRNKGRLLTKGMIAEHVWDYHFNSDFNLIEVYIRRLRSKLEQRGRPRLIYTVRHSGYVIREPDA
- a CDS encoding HAMP domain-containing histidine kinase, which gives rise to MTLTLRARLMLWYTLAFFAVLTLVLCILALELHQQLSDEAHDKLLTEETWVSTLFETEFQPLLQATAEKDDSLLAELPEDLEERYGLKRQFALLRLEHGAEKRYYSGGLKNIDRLLPFGFLEQGTGNYDVQIAGNRYRVRVFHRDWGRVAVGVENDTIFKVAQKTGQVLLWVVPLSVLLASGGGWILAKMAMRPVVLAARAAESISVANLQERLQDYAGKDEFGALVATLNRMISRLEEGVKRLQQFTQDAAHELRTPLAILRGDLELAYQDEKLSDDTRIFLQKMLDRVIALGGIVDNLMLLARSDAGNYPFKKKLFRFDALVHEIFEDLQILAEGRALSLQLRTCEALEFWGDELLMRRLLLNLCDNALKYTCEGKIVLALRKSRDNVVFTISDTGAGISAEDLPHIFDRFYRADKSRTNSTGGSGLGLAICKWIVTAHHGKIDLTSSPGAGTTVRVSLPGKFEAVMA
- a CDS encoding sigma-54-dependent Fis family transcriptional regulator; amino-acid sequence: MKSLLDRLRDTQALAKLIGDAPAFLKAIASLPAIAKSDATILITGETGTGKELAARAIHYLSARAAFPFIPVNCGSFPETLLEDELFGHERGAFTDAHTQRRGVISQADKGTLFLDEIEALSAKAQVSLLRVLQEKKYRALGASEEQSADVRIVTATNAPLDELVQAGSFRADLYYRLRVLFINLPPLRDRKEDILPLACHFLKKHAYPDRQFLQFSPSAEEALRAYEWPGNVRELENAVIRGIHLCQDNKIEIEDLGIPALTASRHASVVAPHAEVCSFKAEKQKVIEAFERDYLTRLMRDYNGNVTQAALAAGKERRDLGKLLKKYQINPKYF